The region tctacAGCttagtcccacctccaaaaacgtgtgcttcaggttaattggccccaagttgcccataggagtgagtgtgtgtgtgcgtggttgtctgtctttgtgtgtggctccatggcgcactggcgtcgtgcctggagtaacccccgcctcacgctctatgccaacagggataggctccagctccccgtgacccactgcggcggatagtggaggaaaatgaattAACACTTTGATCTATTACAGTATTATGGCTTAAACTATGAAGAGAAGTTATAACTATAGCAAAAAAAGGAGCATACATTGAACTATAATTGTTAAGTAAATTTCAGACTGGCTGCcctcagttgttgttttttctctagTGTTCATTACCATCGTCTTCCTTGATGAAAGTGTGGAGCAGGATATTCACCTGTGCATACCTCTCGATCTGTTTTATGTTAGAAAATCTACACACAACAACCAAAATGGTGAAGGGAAGCCTTTCCTGATGGTTAAAAGTTGGATTTGGGCTCATTCTGTATTTGGGATCTCAGTGAGGATTCGTGAACCtgatggattttattcattttatgttgACCTTTTAAATAAAGCAGATATGCAACAACAGTCaaccaaattaaatttattttctgtgaaatcAAATGCAAGGGATGCTGAGCATTTGTTTTTATAGGTGCTCGATGACGTCATTACATCCACCAGTTTCCTGCCTTGTTGCAGGTGTTTCTGCTGACATTAGCAAATCAAAGTAAGAGTAACCATGAAGGTGCGTTCACGTACCATAGAAATCCAGGGAGTAATGGAATGCGACCATCTCTGATCATATTCTTTAGATTATTGATATTATGAAAGGGAAGCCTATGAGACTTAAAGCCTTTTTTATAGTAGTAGAAAACACtcgtgttgtgttgttgtgtttgttgttgtatttggtACCAACCTGAATCACAGCCTCCAGTCCGGGTGAGTCTGCGTCCTGAGCCCGCTGAGAACTCATCACAGGACGGACGAGACACTCACGGCTCGTCGCTAGCTTGCTAATAAATTAAGCTGCTAATAATGAtgcaattaatgaattctgaCAAAAGTTAAAGAAAAGTTAAATGTCGACCCAAAAAGAACCCAAACCCAGACCAGAGATTAACTTCATGGAATGGGAATCAAATTCACGAACCGCATCGGTACCgtataaagaaaaaacagctgaaaaatgcCACCGATAAAACTTCTAAGCAGATAATCTTGGAGGGCGGCTTCACTCCGGTCACACTGTTACCAAGGCGACCACGCGCTTCCGGGTCGTTGCCATAGAGATACAATGCTGGCTTGCGCGTTACCGTGGCAGCTCAGAAAGACGCCTCTCGCCAATGGGTTAATGATTGTCAAGGAACTAAATGCaaaattaacatttacatttgtttgaCCAGAAGAACATTTAATAACACAAACATTTCCCAGATAAAAACCAACTGTAGCATCAATTATTACCATAAGCATCAAGGAAGCATCAACGACAAAGATTTAATGATTCACATGCAATGTCgatgacacaaaaagaaatcaaattctACACTCATGATCTAAAGTATAAATAAAGACCTGCTGAGCAGTCAGGCAACGCATACAAGTAAACAAGAATACCTGAGGATCGTGTAACACACTATTCTAGAGCACAGTAACATCCTGGGTAAACATGCCATTTACATTGTAAGACAGATATATCTGTAACGCTGCTATGTGGAGTCCGTTGGGAAGAGCTCAGGCCACTGGGATGGATCAAGGAAGATGGTGCAGACGCCGCTGTAGAACCAAAGTCTGGGTAAGAAACACTCCACGTCCCAGGTGTTGGACGCTCGGTTGTAAACCTCCACTTCCACCCCGTAGTCCCCTTCCATGCCTTTCCAATGGCCTCCGGTGACAAACAACTTGCCATCCAGCGTTACCAGACCACCGTTCTCATGGAGCATGTGGAGAAGCTGGACCTGGAGGGAGGAAACatcaatatataattttaaatgaaatattgcAGGAATAAACGTATTCTTTCTGCGCTGGATGCTCAATGAGCATCAATACTAAGGGTTGTATGACTATGTTATGACTGCCTGAAGTCATATCTGAACCTGCCTTCTGCCATATGTTTGCCTCTGGATCATAGGAGTAGACTTTCTTCGTATTGTCAGCAACCAGATAGATAACTCCAtccacacagacagaacaagGAGACGACAAATACTTTGGGAGAAAAGGTGAGCATACACTGCTCCAGCTTTCTGTAAAAAAAGATAACACAAACACTTTTATAATTGAGAAGACAGAAATTAAACACACTTACAATTTAAGGATCACATCGTCATGGCATCTATCTTCTATCGTCAGGGATGATCGATAATGACAGAGATCCACTGACATAACTAGAGGAAGAACAAATCAGATTATAACTATCAAAACTACAAATGTGATTTGATTcaagaatattttttacaaaacatcagatGCTTAGTTAAAACGCTGTATAGCAGGTCGGATATGTTACAAGGAAATCAGCTCATCCAAcactgagatattttctatcctgagatatttttgcacatatctcatgaaccagataagatagaaataccaaacaaaaggtgttatagcaagggaggcaaggggatgaaaattagatcacaaccttgaccttgaaaaagtaggtcaaggtcacattttcacttctaTACCCTTTTAGGTACACACCTCTGAAACCTTATggcaaatagaatgcaccagttatatgttggatcatgggtcttttattaaataaccctacctatgaaagtaggtcagggtaaaatttttaattcaagggtgtcgcgggatgtgacagtctctgactgccttgttaccaATTGCAGTCAGTTTTCAGAAAGCTGTCATTTCACGGTGAATGTTGACGTGAAACTAATTACATTGAATGCCCTCAGACCCGAGAGGCTTTATGCtgcatgtttttccatttttgattgaaaaatagaaaaactggttATCCTTACCTATGACAGGATTGTAACACTGCATGGTCAAAGCGTTGTATTTCACAGCACATGAGCCAATCACATAGAGCTTCCCATGACACGCTGTGGCAGTGAAGTTCGTCACATACTTTAATGCGGGGCATGTTAGAGACCAGGTGTCATTATAAGGGTCATAGTGTTCAACTTCAACGTGAGCAGCTGTTGTACCTGAGGTGGGAAGAGGTTAAAAGTTTAATATAACACTTCAATGCAGCTATAAAACATCAGCCGGTTCCTCAAATCTGAAATATTTGACCATATAGGAGAAAAGCAAACACATTGTGACAAACTATCATAGCAGTGGAAACCATTAAAGGAAGATGTGCTACTTgaatttatcatttcatttgaaCTGCACAGCAGCTTTGAGGCACCACATGCAGGACCGTATTTATTTTCTCACCTCCAATGACGTAAATCTCCCCGTTGAGCGTTGCAGACGTGTGGTTAGTGCGAGGCCGGAGCATGGGTGCCACAGTTACCCACCTCCCCTCTCTTGTTATGTACCTCCAGGTCTCTGTGGTAGACCAGGTGTTGGTATTCGAACCTCGCGAGCCCCCTGTCACACAGACAAGTGCACTTTGCCAAAAGTCAGAGAATATTTTGCATTCCAAGAGAAACCTGTGAGTTCTGCTTAAAATGAcagacttgttttgtttttgctgctggAGTTTTGGTGTTTTGACTTGTAAGCACTTGACTCACCTGTGACATATACATCGTTGTTTAATGACACCATGGAGTAACCCCACTTGTTGGGGTTGGGGAAATTAGGGAGCTCATGCCACTGttctgcagaagaaaaaaagggggaggACATCTGTGAGAGAGGACGGGAAAAAAGCTCACAGCTTTCAAAATTACTTTATGAAAATGACTCATTCGTAGCAGGGAAATAAGGAGAAGATCTACAAATGGCCACAATTACTATTTAAATGAAAGTAAGTCAAAGTTAggacgagaaagaaagaagcagtTCATTTTTTTGGCACTGCTGTAAATGCTGTGGCCACAGTTGTCAACACCTTAACTTGAAACCAGTAATCTTCCAATGAGATGTGACAATGTTTTCATAAACATCCCATTAAAAACATGGACATGGGTGCCTTCTTCCAGCGCTGCATAATAATGATGATCCAATTTTGTCACATCCAGAATGCATTCCCCAAGAGCTGTTTTTCTATCAACACTACATTTAATGACCAATTACACATCtgccaaagtttttttttccaaggaaTCAAAAGGACATTTCCCAACAAAGCTCTGCTGTAAAAAAGGCCTCTGAACTTAAACAAACTTGAATTTTTGTACTTGTCTTCGTGTTGTAGAAGCCACAATTCTTGCGCAGCAGACTTTGCAGTCTTGGATCTCtggcttcatcttcatctgagtcatcttcatcatccgaGTCGTCCAGTGAACGACCTCCCATCACGAACAGAACTTCTTGCAAATTTGGTTGTGGACTTTGAGAGCTGAGTCTGTCCATATATTCTGGTGCCAAATCCATTttctagaaaagaaaaagtcatcaTGTTTTTGTATTCAGGTTGAATAAACAAGAGCGAGTGGAGGAAATGTGAACTCACTAACCTCTCTGTGAATTTTTTCCACAGCTTCTCTGCAGCTGGGAGAGGCCTGCACAAGACTGTCCTTCAGCAGGATGTCAGCCAGGTAGTCCAGGCTGAGTAGAGAGAGACGGGACAAGGCAAGCAGTTCAGGAAGATGGCAGAGCCGAGAGTCTTTGTGGTGTCCGACCCATTTTAGGATGGCACCCACGCGGGTGCACTCTGACCGGATTTGTAGTCCTTCATCGGAGAGACAAGCAACGAATCTGTCTTTTCCCATGAGCAGAAACTCCTCACCTTGTTGTACAGCTTCAAAGTTCTCCAAGAGAAAACCCAACGCTTTGGCCATCACCTCAGGGCAGCCATGGATCGCCCCAAACTCCAGGATACCCAAGCAGTTAGTGGCATCGATCTGGTGCTGGAGATATCGGCTGCACACGGCTCTCACTGTCTGGAACTGCAGCTGGCTGGAGGTGCGGATCAAACCCTCTACATTGCTCTGGTTTATGGTCAGTTTACCTGTGTAGGCAAAGTCCAGCAGGCAGCTGAGTATATCAGGATCAACATCGTGGAGCTCCACGCGGGCAGCTATGCTCTCCACAAAGTCCCCTGAGAACATGCAGCGGAAGTACGAGCTGCAGAGTGCCAAAACGCCGCGGTGACAGGGGAAGTCCCGACCGCCTGCGCTCAGAGTGACGTCCACCAGTTTGGGTTGAGAGCAGAGGGAACGCAAGCCCTCCAGGATGCTCTGCGGATGGGAGGACAGGCAGAAGTCCAGGTCGTCCACGTTACGAACCATGGTCACCTTCACGTCACGCCTTCCTTCAACTAAGTTTAGCAGTTGTCTGAGTGCagagaaaacataaataaataagctggagaaaacatgacaaaatccTGTCTATGAGAAGTTTGTTACATAAATgatatgaattatttttcacCACAAAGTATATAACTCATTAAGATACTGAAATAACATTGGATAAAAAGGCAACACAGAAGGAAAGATGGTTTACAGGAACAATTAGCCATCCAAAATCATTACTTACAGAAAAAACTGCTGTCTAGTTGTCAAATAAAAGCGTATAAAAATAAAGGAGTAATACAGTGGGTACCATGCTGCAAACTAAAAAGGCAGAAGCTGAATAAAAATTcaccataaaaattaaaaaagttaatTCACAATTGTTACAGCTAAGGGGGACAGGTTACTCTTCTGatagagaaagaaacaaaaatatacaaagtTGTCTTGGATGTCTTCTTACATCGAGCGTCACTTCCAACACGAGCTACGAGGTACTTTTGGCTTGTGATCAGTGTATCTAATGTTTGGCTCTATTCTCTGAATACAACAATAAATTCCATTTCCTATCATCAAAACCTGTAAACTGAAACAAGTCACCAGCTACAAACTCACCACAGAACAGCGGAGAAGGGAAATAATGGCTCATCCTTCCAGTAAAGAAGCAGTTTGCAGCGAAGCAGCTAGGTCAGTCAACATGGAGTAGGCAGCATGGCGAAGAACTTTTGCCAAGTCACTGGGATTTGCTGCCTGACGGTCGGCTATTTTTAGGGCTGACAGTGACTCCATGCTGAAGTCAGACTCCAAACAACATGCATGGGACCCACAGCTGCTGTTTCAGGCACATGCCTGGCATTTTCTCAGCAGGCCTGGAACTTAAATATATTACAACAGTTAATTAACAATACCTCCACAACACTCAAAGTCTTACAAGTGTCGCGAAAAGAAATATGGGAAATGATTTAAAAAGTTTAGCATAGTGATTATTTCAGGAAGGCAATGAGAAGAAGATGTCGTCCTCACAAGAACGAAGCTACACAGACATCTGTGTAACAGCACCAGCACACAACCTCAATCTGTTCAGATCACCAACATTTATTTGGATTATTCACCATTAACAGCTTTCTGACCAAATTAGACAAACATTAtttcaaagaaaagaagatgagTCATGAAAACACATCAATACTCTAGGCACTCTGGATTTTGTAACAGGGCTGGGTATGATTTGAAACTTTTTGTCAATTTTTGTGTAGCAGTATCAATATATCTACTAAATATCTCAATCGTGCTGTGTATGAAACTgttcttttaaaagaaaatattttaaaaacatatgaACAATGTCCAAACTTCTACATTGCCTGAAGGTTTTGTCGGTTAACACAATTAAATTCAatataaaattaacaaaattcAAATCAGGCAACATTTGATCAATGAAGTATACATTGCTAGGGATTTGGCCAGTCTTTCTGTGCCAGTAGTGGGCGCTTGACCAATACAGCAACTCAATTCACAAGTCAAACAGGCCTACCCAGCCCTAATATCATctacacacaaacaatacaaaaatatcaaaagcaTGACACAGACAGCtattcaaaatcaaaaatctctgcttctttctctttccaaaAAGCAAAACTGCGGTCGATATATTTACAGATTTCTTCATTGCTAAAACTAGAGATGTCCGTTCCACAGTGGAGCATCCCCTCATCAGGGGTGGGTGTCTGTACGATGACTTTAGGGACCTGTCTAACTTCCGGGAGGCTATGTTTCACCACCTCTACAGTGCTTTCAGCTGGACTCACAGTGTTCCCGAAGAATTTGACCTTAATGTCCTCAAAGCCGTCCTTCCACTCACGGTTCCCAGTCTCAATGTCTTGAATGACAGCCTTGTGAAAGTCCCTGACCAGCTCCCAGGGGAAGCTCCCCACATGGTCGAACACCTCAAAACAAAGCAGGTGTCTCATTTTGCGTTCGTCCACCGGCAGTTCCAGCTCTAGGATGTGAAAGTAGCCCAGCATGAAGAGGTCTAGGGTCAAACTGTCGTACTCCACCGGCACGCCTTCCAGACGAGGCAGGAACTGCTCTGGGGAGTAGAGAGCTTGTTGCCTGTGGAGTCTGTGGATGACAACAAATACAGGAAACATGTACAGGGTTTTAGGTAAAGCTTCAACTGGAAGTACTCGTCATCCTTCCTTGATGAGAGACTTAAGCGATTCGGCGATTTTTCTAACTGTTTCTAttgtgttcagtcagtcagCTGACAGACTACCGATTAATTCAGTACTACAGGTAGTAAATCAAACCAAACTTTTATCCTGGTCATATAAAATATCCTGGAATATTTTTCAGATAGTAGCTTGAatatttaaggaaatcacatcaAACAAGACCTTCAACATTgaccaaaatgaaaaacacatatCTAATGCAAATTGAAAGTCAGGTTAAGTTTCTTTCACAAAAATCCTGGTGCTTTACTGAAAATCTCTGTGTATCTCAGTAATCACAAACATATAGATAAAATATagataaatacaaattaataaaaatataaaatagaaacaAGTCTAAGCTGCAACTTCAGAAGAGTTCTCTGTTGGACGTAACACATCGTCCCGGTAGCATGTAAACACTGGGGTGAGCAGAGATCACAGGATTGTTCTGGATCTTGTGCAACTGTTCAGCTGTGGTACTGCATATGTTAGCAACTTCAACTTGGATGCAACAATAAAGGTTTCAAACCAAAACCACCTTTAAAAATGACAGTAGTTTGGGATCTTATGGCTTCTAGAAGTCTACAGACTTTTCCTAAGTCTTCTTCCGATTGTTTAGAAACATGGACCAGTGAAGCTATGGACTTCCCCTGGCTTACAGTCAGCATGAAGCGAGTTTAAACAAatagtattttcatttttaattgaacTATTCATTTACAGCAGAATTAGTTGAGGCTACTTAATCAGCTACCATTAGCTTATAAAGTTGGTCAGACAGACGTGTTAACAGACTTGTTCCAGTACTGATATTCATGTAAAGATGTGGATCTACCCATTAAACAAATTAGGGAACAAGATTGACCCCTAAAGCTCCACCTGGTTATGTGTCGACTAACTAATAATAACATTATCTGAGGGTTTAGCTAAACACTTGCTAGCTAAAACAGTCTGTACCAGCTAGTTGCTATGTCTTCCATCAAGTGTGCTGATAATTCAGCAGAATAAAAAGTGTCTGCTGTTGTGAAAAGAATAATGAGAGCTGTGAGACGGATCCCAAAGAGTATATGTGCAGGTTTTAAAACCAAAGCTATGGGCTAACATGAAAGCAGTAGCTATGAAGAGCAAAGTCTGTTACCTGTGGCGTTTGTGAGTTGTTCCATTTAGATTATAAACTTGAAcccattaaaacatttaatcagcaaatcaattaaattaacaCTTTTTTTGCCTTTCTGACAGTAGTGTTTTGAAAAGTAGGACTTTTTTAATGGATTTGGTGATTCATGGATTATTCCACAAATGTGTGGTCCAGACCTTAAAATGTGAACAATTCATTTGAGCATCACATACCTAAAAGCAAAGTTGTCATACAAATCAAAAAGTTAACTATTTCACATTGGAGCTTCTAGCAGAGCTGTGAAATGATAAATTCCTGTCGGTGCTCGGTGCTCTGGTCTGATGGGCCTACCTGCGGATCTGTCTGGACGGGACGCTGGAGATCATGCTCCTCCAGTTTCCAAGCATCTTGTTGACGGCGCTCCTCTGCTTGAAGAAATGTCCCAGAGAGCTGTTCATCATGCTGGACGGGGCGCTCTCCACGCTCTTCCTGCGCCCCGGCACAGACGTGTCGGCCATGCCCGAGCTTTCGCcgctcatcttcctctctgctgcgTCCTTGCTCTTCAGTGTCACAGTGTAGGCTGACTTCTTCCAGTGGCCTAAGAACAACACGACGATACGCTCTTTCCTGAGGCTGgttgtctccaaaacatctgtAACATTTTCATCATAGTCGATGCCGGAGTCGCTGTTCTGGTCGGTTTCCGGGGATGGACTCAAGACTTTAGGCTGTTCTTCTGACTCTCTGACCTCAAGCTGCGTGGAAGGACAAAACACTACAGCTTCTTCTCCTAGCTCATCGGACAAAGTTTGGTTCTGGGTCTCAAAGTTAGACTTCAGATTCCTCACAGACACTCCAAACTGATGGATTTCATCCTCGATCCTTTCCCTGCGTCCCCTGGTGGAGTTGAGCCTATCTGGCGTCTGAGAGAAGACGGTGATCAGGTCGGTGTTGGGCATCTTGCTGTAGGGCTGGTCGGTCAGGTTGGTCATGAGCAGAGACATGCTCTTCACGATGCCTGAGATGCGGCCGCACCACACAGGCAGGGGAACCTGACTTGTGAAGTTTCTGAATTGCGTGTTGACGGTGATGTTCACTATGGGGGCTGGAAGGATGTGCCTGAGTTCCTCGGCCAGACGAGCTAGCTCCAGCTCATAGCCTTCACAGTTCTTCTGCATGGAGACGTTGGCAATCTGCTGCTCCAGATAGATGAGGTCATCCTCAGCCAGCAGCTCACCAGAGGGCCCCAGGATGGCATTGTGGGCTTGGGAGTACCTCCAGCTGACTTTGGCATATCTGTTCCCATTTTCCTGTAAAAGAAGAGGCAAATAGCAGGCAGATAAATATACGGGCtgacatatttaatgtttttctattatttcaaACTGATTAATGTGAGAGGAAAAGAGTAATGATGTAATAAAACTGCAATCCAAGCCTCAAAAATAAGACTCGACCAGCAAAGTGTTATGTCTTCATTGATTTGTTGTATACAATTAAAAGTAAATGATGATGGTATTTCCAAGTGGTTTTCAGAATTTTAGTAATGCAGATTCAGAGACGCAACACTGTGGTTTAAGTCATTGTGGTCTAGTTAGGCTCCGTAAATCTAGTGCAGAGTGGGACTTGGATTAGAGCAACCTGCACAGCACACAACCGACGATCagagagatgaaaacaaaacagatgcacattcattttgtgttgaaTGCCTGCATAATTAAACGactaattgtttgttttttcttgttaaatCTGGGTTGAAACACACGGCTGCCACTCTGGAAACATTATAAAACCTCAGCTTTGATCAAATCTGGTACCACTTTCCAGATCAGGTCACAACTAAAGCTTCTACTAAATGTTCATCAGACACAAATCACAAGTGATTTAACAAACAGCTAAATACTGATTACACAAAGTCAACTTATGTAGTTAGTAAACAAATATCCGTCCAAACAGGAGTTATTGGTTGTTCTACACTacaggaacaaacacacatttaaaaaaaaaaaagaataggaaAAAGAATTAAATGCTTTTTCTCTTTGGCAACGAAAGTAATTGATTTTTGGAGAAATTTACACTGTCATGTGTCAATAAGCAAACAAACGAGGGTGATCAAACAACCCCAGCCAAAGGACAAGGTGAAGGTAAACATCTAAAAACTTTACACGTACAAAAACTCCTGGATCAAAGTGAGACGAAACAGGCGCCACAATGTCGCAGAAATAATTTTTATCTGTCATCTCCTGACAAAGTGCAAGATGTGTCAAAGAGTCAACTAAAAATCTGTGAGTAATCCCGCTGTTATGTGTTGTCCGAGAACTCTCCAGAGCTCCGCTTGGCCAAGTTCAGATCAAGACGAGGTTACTAAAACTGTGACCATGATTCTGTAGCCAAGCTAAACTGTTAACGGTGATCCACAATCAGTCTTGTGCTGCCGCTGTTATCACAACAGACGGGTAGATTTCAGACACGCGTGAATTTAAATCCATTACTTGTGTAATGCTGTGAGACACgttaccttcctcctctgatcCTCCTCGTCCAGCAGCCTGGCCTGCAGCTGTCTCACCATCACTTGTCTCTTCCACTCGGCGATGGGGCGGCCTCTCTCGTCGTGAGTGGGCACCAGGTAGTCAATGTCTGACAGGTTGGCCTCCTCAGTGGGCAGGACCACCATCTTGTTCTGCACAGAGGCAGCGCTGCTTAAAGAGAGGGACTCATTTCACAGGAGGGCTGCGCACAGTGAGAAAGCTCGATGCCCTTACTGCCTGTCCGGTGAAGGCTCCTGATATCCCCGACTGCTTCAGTGATTTAATGGACTTCATGTCGCCAAGGAGTTTCTTTTGGGCCAGCAGTTTAGCATCAGGCAGCACTGTCTTATCAGCAGAGACGGTTATCTCACTCCCAGTGGCCTTGGGCTGATCGAAACCTTGAATAACTGAAATATAAATCATCATTTTTGTTTCCAAAGAGCAGTTTGACCAGTTTTGCTGCTTTATTTTGGCCTGTCTCACCAGATGCTGTGATTTGAATCTGCTCCATCCTGCTGACAGCTGTCCTCGCTGCCTGGGTAGTTGTGGACAGAGCAGAAGGGGGCTGGGGGTACCTCGCCTGAGGAGACTCCTCACTTTCTGGTTGCTAATTTGGACAAAATAATAGATGTGGCTGAGTTTTTTTGGGTCATAATATGGTTTGTTAGAAAATATTCAGTCTACCTTCAAACTGTCCATGGCTGTGTCAGTGTCCCTGCATGAGTCACTCAGGCTGCCGTAGTAGTCCCCCCCGCTGCAGCGCAACCCCACCACTGGCGTCAccttcagctcctcttcctccactggAGCCGTCACTGCAAAGGGCTCACCTGTACACACCTG is a window of Antennarius striatus isolate MH-2024 chromosome 7, ASM4005453v1, whole genome shotgun sequence DNA encoding:
- the klhl30 gene encoding kelch-like protein 30 isoform X1, producing MVRNVDDLDFCLSSHPQSILEGLRSLCSQPKLVDVTLSAGGRDFPCHRGVLALCSSYFRCMFSGDFVESIAARVELHDVDPDILSCLLDFAYTGKLTINQSNVEGLIRTSSQLQFQTVRAVCSRYLQHQIDATNCLGILEFGAIHGCPEVMAKALGFLLENFEAVQQGEEFLLMGKDRFVACLSDEGLQIRSECTRVGAILKWVGHHKDSRLCHLPELLALSRLSLLSLDYLADILLKDSLVQASPSCREAVEKIHREKMDLAPEYMDRLSSQSPQPNLQEVLFVMGGRSLDDSDDEDDSDEDEARDPRLQSLLRKNCGFYNTKTKQWHELPNFPNPNKWGYSMVSLNNDVYVTGGSRGSNTNTWSTTETWRYITREGRWVTVAPMLRPRTNHTSATLNGEIYVIGGTTAAHVEVEHYDPYNDTWSLTCPALKYVTNFTATACHGKLYVIGSCAVKYNALTMQCYNPVIESWSSVCSPFLPKYLSSPCSVCVDGVIYLVADNTKKVYSYDPEANIWQKVQLLHMLHENGGLVTLDGKLFVTGGHWKGMEGDYGVEVEVYNRASNTWDVECFLPRLWFYSGVCTIFLDPSQWPELFPTDST
- the klhl30 gene encoding kelch-like protein 30 isoform X2, which gives rise to MVRNVDDLDFCLSSHPQSILEGLRSLCSQPKLVDVTLSAGGRDFPCHRGVLALCSSYFRCMFSGDFVESIAARVELHDVDPDILSCLLDFAYTGKLTINQSNVEGLIRTSSQLQFQTVRAVCSRYLQHQIDATNCLGILEFGAIHGCPEVMAKALGFLLENFEAVQQGEEFLLMGKDRFVACLSDEGLQIRSECTRVGAILKWVGHHKDSRLCHLPELLALSRLSLLSLDYLADILLKDSLVQASPSCREAVEKIHREKMDLAPEYMDRLSSQSPQPNLQEVLFVMGGRSLDDSDDEDDSDEDEARDPRLQSLLRKNCGFYNTKTKQWHELPNFPNPNKWGYSMVSLNNDVYVTGGSRGSNTNTWSTTETWRYITREGRWVTVAPMLRPRTNHTSATLNGEIYVIGGTTAAHVEVEHYDPYNDTWSLTCPALKYVTNFTATACHGKLYVIGSCAVKYNALTMQCYNPVIVMSVDLCHYRSSLTIEDRCHDDVILKL